A window of the Bradyrhizobium ottawaense genome harbors these coding sequences:
- a CDS encoding polyprenyl synthetase family protein: protein MAVIVPFESPNASIDALVGLVAADMERVNATILSRTGSEVTMIPEVANHLISSGGKRLRPMLTLAMASLTGYSGDGHIKLAAAVEFMHTATLLHDDVVDESELRRGKLSARMLWGNEASVLVGDFLLGQAFRMMVEVGSLRALDILSSAAATIAEGEVMQLAAAKNTATTEDEYLAVIRGKTAELFAAACEVGPVIANRPKAEQTACRSVGMNLGIAFQLVDDVLDYGGKAAKLGKNIGDDFREGKITLPVVLAFRRGNDSERAFWIKALERGEIGDGDLDHAIGLMTKHRALEDTISRAQHYGAMAVDALALFPASPMKSALEQVVAFCLARSH, encoded by the coding sequence GTGGCGGTTATTGTACCCTTCGAAAGCCCGAACGCCTCGATCGATGCGCTGGTAGGCCTCGTCGCCGCCGACATGGAGCGGGTCAACGCCACGATCCTGTCGCGGACGGGTTCGGAAGTCACCATGATTCCCGAGGTCGCCAATCACCTGATCTCCTCAGGCGGCAAGCGGCTGCGCCCGATGCTGACGCTGGCGATGGCGAGCCTCACCGGCTATTCCGGCGACGGCCATATCAAGCTCGCCGCCGCCGTCGAGTTCATGCACACCGCGACCCTGCTGCATGACGACGTCGTCGACGAAAGCGAGCTGCGGCGCGGCAAGCTGTCGGCGCGGATGCTGTGGGGCAACGAGGCCAGCGTGCTGGTCGGCGACTTCCTGCTCGGCCAGGCCTTTCGCATGATGGTCGAAGTCGGCTCGCTGCGCGCGCTCGACATCCTCTCGTCCGCCGCCGCCACCATCGCCGAAGGCGAGGTGATGCAGCTCGCGGCCGCCAAGAACACCGCCACCACCGAGGACGAATATCTCGCCGTCATCCGCGGCAAGACCGCCGAGCTGTTTGCCGCCGCCTGCGAGGTCGGCCCTGTGATCGCCAACCGGCCGAAGGCCGAGCAGACCGCCTGCCGCTCGGTCGGGATGAATCTCGGCATCGCCTTCCAGCTCGTCGACGACGTGCTGGACTATGGCGGCAAGGCCGCCAAGCTCGGCAAGAACATCGGCGACGATTTCCGCGAAGGCAAGATCACGCTGCCGGTGGTGCTGGCGTTCCGCCGCGGCAATGACAGCGAGCGCGCGTTCTGGATCAAGGCGCTGGAGCGCGGCGAGATCGGCGACGGCGATCTCGATCACGCCATCGGCCTGATGACCAAGCATCGCGCGCTGGAAGACACCATCAGCCGTGCCCAGCATTACGGCGCCATGGCCGTCGACGCGCTGGCGCTGTTCCCGGCCTCGCCGATGAAATCGGCGCTGGAGCAGGTGGTGGCGTTCTGCCTGGCAAGGTCGCACTGA
- a CDS encoding tRNA1(Val) (adenine(37)-N6)-methyltransferase: MALDVSEDAFLGGQLRLRQPKSGHRAGHDAVLLAAATPARPGDRVADLGAGVGVAGLAVASRVAGIDLVLVEIDPTLSDLARGNAAANGIAAEVIVLDVEADAAAFAACALAPDSIDIVLMNPPFNDPARHRRSPDGARGMAHVATETTLASWIHAARRILKSKGVLTLIWRADGLAEVLSALDHGFGSVEILPVHGDVRVPANRILVRAIKGGRAPTQIHPALMLNDESGLPNKRVQEILAGKAILPLANR; encoded by the coding sequence CTGGCTCTCGATGTGTCGGAGGACGCGTTTCTCGGCGGCCAGTTGCGGTTGCGGCAACCGAAGTCGGGGCACCGCGCCGGTCACGATGCCGTGTTGCTGGCGGCGGCGACGCCGGCGCGTCCGGGCGATCGCGTCGCCGATCTCGGCGCGGGTGTCGGTGTCGCGGGCCTCGCGGTCGCCAGCCGTGTGGCCGGCATCGATCTCGTTCTGGTCGAGATCGATCCGACGCTTTCGGATCTCGCGCGCGGCAATGCGGCGGCGAATGGCATTGCGGCCGAGGTGATCGTGCTCGACGTCGAAGCTGACGCCGCAGCCTTCGCGGCATGTGCCCTCGCACCCGACAGCATCGATATTGTGTTGATGAATCCGCCGTTCAACGATCCGGCGCGGCACCGGCGTTCGCCGGACGGCGCGCGCGGGATGGCGCATGTGGCGACGGAGACCACGCTGGCGAGCTGGATTCACGCCGCCCGGCGCATCCTGAAATCGAAGGGCGTGCTGACACTGATCTGGCGCGCGGACGGATTGGCCGAGGTGTTGTCGGCGCTCGATCACGGTTTCGGCAGCGTGGAAATCCTGCCGGTTCACGGTGACGTGAGGGTGCCTGCGAATCGAATTCTGGTTCGCGCCATCAAGGGCGGACGGGCGCCGACCCAGATTCATCCCGCCTTGATGCTCAATGATGAGTCAGGCCTGCCCAATAAAAGGGTGCAGGAGATTCTGGCCGGGAAGGCAATACTGCCGCTGGCGAACCGTTGA
- a CDS encoding DUF2007 domain-containing protein has translation MRELVRTNDIVLVSAVGALLDGANIHHLVLDQNMSVIEGSLGMLPRRILVHEDDNREARQLLTDAGLAHELRADV, from the coding sequence TTGCGGGAATTGGTTCGAACCAACGATATCGTGCTGGTTTCCGCGGTGGGGGCGCTGCTCGACGGCGCCAATATCCATCATCTGGTGCTGGACCAGAACATGAGCGTTATCGAGGGGTCGCTCGGCATGCTGCCGCGCCGGATTCTGGTCCATGAGGACGACAATCGCGAGGCGCGCCAGCTCCTGACCGATGCGGGCCTCGCCCACGAATTGCGGGCCGATGTCTGA
- a CDS encoding LysE family translocator encodes MTGTNFTLFLLAALIIAAIPGPGIFYVAARTLSGGSKAGIASTLGTALGGLVHVIAGALGVSAIILASAELFTAVKFAGALYLIWLGIATFYDARNPLAQQDAPAGATRAFRDGVLVEALNPKTAAFFLAFIPQFLDPAGGAPALQFVALGLISVTLNTTVDLMVVMIAARARAGLSRRPGLLQHLRQGSGLFIAGLGISLALARRPAS; translated from the coding sequence ATGACCGGCACCAACTTCACGCTATTCCTTCTTGCCGCGCTGATTATCGCCGCCATCCCCGGTCCCGGAATCTTCTACGTCGCGGCGCGAACGCTGTCGGGCGGCAGCAAGGCCGGTATCGCATCGACACTCGGAACGGCGCTGGGCGGGCTGGTGCATGTGATCGCGGGCGCGCTTGGCGTCTCGGCGATCATTCTTGCCAGCGCCGAGCTGTTTACGGCGGTCAAATTCGCCGGCGCGCTCTATCTGATCTGGCTCGGCATCGCGACATTTTACGATGCCCGCAACCCCCTGGCGCAGCAGGACGCCCCTGCCGGAGCAACCCGGGCGTTCCGGGACGGCGTGCTGGTGGAAGCCTTAAACCCCAAGACCGCGGCGTTCTTTCTGGCCTTCATTCCGCAGTTTCTGGACCCGGCCGGCGGCGCCCCGGCGCTCCAGTTCGTTGCGCTGGGCCTGATCTCGGTGACGCTCAACACAACGGTTGATCTCATGGTGGTGATGATCGCCGCAAGGGCGCGCGCGGGCCTGTCGCGCCGGCCAGGTCTGCTTCAGCACCTGAGGCAGGGTTCGGGGCTGTTCATCGCCGGGCTCGGGATTTCGCTGGCGTTGGCGCGGCGGCCGGCGAGTTAA
- a CDS encoding 4-(cytidine 5'-diphospho)-2-C-methyl-D-erythritol kinase: MQALSEEGRAKVNLTLRVNGRRSDGYHDLESVVAFADCADRLTLTPGADLTLQMSGPLAQACGATSDNLVLKAARLLGERVPGMKAGSFTLDKVLPVAAGIGGGSADAAAALRLLAQLNGLKPDDPRIIEVAQLTGADVPVCVRSLACVMTGVGETLQPLNLPKMPCVMVNPCVPVATKDVFGALGLRNGELLVGATDVLLQDREWPDEGASLEDWVEALAASSNDLEAPAMRIQSVIGDVIAALSATNGAWLTRMSGSGATCFAIFENTAEAQRAAEKIRADHPGWWVHAGTLS, translated from the coding sequence GTGCAGGCACTGAGTGAAGAGGGGCGTGCGAAGGTCAACCTGACCTTGCGCGTGAATGGCCGCCGTAGCGACGGCTATCATGATCTTGAAAGCGTGGTGGCGTTCGCCGATTGCGCCGATCGCCTGACGCTGACGCCGGGCGCCGATTTGACCCTGCAGATGTCCGGACCTCTGGCGCAGGCCTGTGGTGCGACCTCGGACAATCTGGTGCTGAAGGCCGCGCGCCTGCTGGGCGAACGCGTGCCCGGCATGAAGGCCGGAAGCTTCACCCTCGACAAGGTATTGCCGGTCGCGGCCGGCATCGGCGGCGGTTCGGCCGACGCCGCGGCGGCGCTGCGGTTGCTGGCGCAGTTGAACGGGCTGAAGCCCGACGATCCCCGCATCATCGAGGTCGCGCAACTGACCGGCGCCGACGTGCCGGTCTGCGTCAGGTCGCTCGCCTGCGTCATGACCGGCGTCGGCGAGACCCTGCAGCCGTTGAATCTGCCGAAGATGCCTTGCGTGATGGTCAACCCCTGCGTGCCCGTCGCCACCAAGGACGTGTTCGGCGCGCTCGGCCTGCGCAATGGCGAATTGCTGGTCGGTGCCACCGACGTGCTGCTGCAGGACCGCGAGTGGCCCGACGAAGGCGCGTCACTCGAAGACTGGGTCGAAGCGCTGGCTGCCAGTTCCAACGACCTCGAAGCGCCGGCGATGCGCATCCAGTCCGTCATCGGCGACGTTATCGCGGCGCTGAGCGCCACCAACGGCGCCTGGCTGACGCGGATGTCGGGATCCGGTGCCACCTGTTTTGCGATCTTCGAGAATACCGCCGAAGCCCAGCGCGCGGCGGAGAAGATCAGGGCCGATCACCCGGGCTGGTGGGTGCATGCGGGGACGCTGAGCTAA
- a CDS encoding S49 family peptidase, with amino-acid sequence MSEQISDRVGLPDLVDRLKRLVPAKFRPGGVVVPVVRLSGVIGAVTPLRPGMSLAGVAKTLERAFATKNAKAVALVINSPGGSPVQSRQIYLRIRQLAAEKKLPVLVFVEDVAASGGYMIACAGDEIFCDPSSILGSIGVVGGSFGFVDLIRKIGVERRLYTAGEHKATLDPFLPENPEDVGRLKQLQREIHAIFIALVKGSRGARLKGADDLLFTGEYWAGEKSVSLGLADAIGDLRSTLRARYGDKVLTPVIAPATGMLSGLLGRRSAGAGTASLDGIQGLPDGLISALETRAIWAKFGF; translated from the coding sequence ATGAGTGAACAAATAAGTGATCGCGTGGGATTGCCGGACCTGGTCGACCGGCTGAAGCGACTGGTTCCGGCGAAATTCCGGCCCGGGGGTGTGGTGGTGCCGGTGGTGCGATTGTCCGGCGTGATCGGCGCGGTGACCCCGCTGCGGCCGGGGATGTCGCTGGCCGGCGTCGCCAAAACGCTCGAACGCGCCTTCGCCACCAAGAATGCCAAGGCGGTGGCGCTGGTGATCAATTCGCCCGGCGGCTCGCCGGTGCAATCGCGCCAGATCTATCTGCGCATCAGGCAGCTTGCTGCGGAAAAGAAATTGCCGGTGCTTGTGTTCGTCGAGGATGTCGCGGCATCCGGCGGCTACATGATTGCCTGCGCGGGCGACGAGATTTTTTGCGATCCGTCCTCGATCCTCGGTTCGATCGGCGTGGTCGGCGGCAGCTTTGGATTTGTGGACCTGATCAGGAAGATCGGCGTCGAGCGCAGGCTTTATACGGCGGGTGAGCACAAGGCGACGCTGGATCCGTTCCTGCCGGAAAACCCTGAAGACGTGGGGCGGCTGAAACAGCTTCAGCGCGAAATCCACGCCATCTTCATCGCGCTGGTCAAGGGCAGCCGCGGCGCCCGCCTCAAGGGCGCTGACGATTTGCTGTTCACCGGCGAATACTGGGCGGGTGAAAAATCCGTGTCGCTGGGCCTCGCCGATGCGATCGGCGATCTCCGCTCGACCTTGCGCGCCCGCTACGGCGACAAGGTGCTGACGCCTGTCATCGCGCCCGCGACCGGCATGCTGTCCGGGCTGTTGGGGCGCAGATCGGCCGGCGCGGGGACGGCGTCGCTCGATGGTATTCAGGGATTGCCCGACGGGCTGATTTCGGCGCTGGAGACGCGGGCAATTTGGGCCAAATTCGGGTTTTAG